Proteins found in one Oryza glaberrima chromosome 4, OglaRS2, whole genome shotgun sequence genomic segment:
- the LOC127769734 gene encoding aspartic proteinase 36-like, with protein sequence MAPLFLSAILSALLVASSTRGTVAIGVFQVRHKFSIMGDGCKGSDIGALQTHDRNRHLRRLVAADFSLGGLGGISTSSTRLYYTEIRIGTPAMQYYVQVDTGSSAFWVNCIPCKQCPRKSDILKKLTLYNPRSSVSSKVVKCDDMFCTSPDRDVQPECNTSLLCPFITTYADGGSTIGAFVTDLVHYNQLSGNGLTQSTNTSLTFGCGLGIPIFRKVLIDSPFGRSRDTIQSDFLNEHALEPRNRSTTSALVINRVET encoded by the exons ATGGCTCCTTTGTTTCTATCAGCAATCCTTTCGGCCCTATTGGTAGCATCCTCTACTCGTGGTACTGTGGCCATTGGGGTATTCCAGGTGCGCCACAAATTCTCTATCATGGGCGATGGGTGTAAGGGGAGTGACATAGGTGCATTACAAACCCACGATAGGAACCGCCATCTTCGTCGCCTTGTGGCTGCAGACTTCTCACTTGGTGGCCTTGGTGGCATCAGCACATCCAGCACAAG ACTATACTACACAGAGATAAGGATTGGGACACCCGCCATGCAATACTATGTGCAGGTGGACACTGGCAGCAGTGCATTTTGGGTTAACTGCATTCCCTGCAAGCAATGCCCTCGCAAGAGCGATATATTG AAAAAGCTGACATTATATAACCCTAGGAGCTCAGTAAGTTCAAAAGTGGTGAAATGTGATGATATGTTCTGCACTTCGCCCGATAGGGATGTGCAGCCAGAATGCAACACAAGCTTACTTTGTCCATTCATCACGACCTATGCTGATGGTGGATCAACAATAGGCGCCTTTGTCACTGATCTTGTGCACTATAATCAACTCTCTGGGAATGGGCTGACTCAGTCAACTAACACCAGCCTCACATTCGG ATGTGGACTAGGgatcccgatcttccgaaaggttctgatagACAGTCCATTTGGGCGGAGTCGTGACACAATTCAATCCGACTTCTTGAACgagcacgctcttgagccccgcaatcgcagcaccacatcTGCTCTGGTTATCAATCGTGTCGAAACGTGA